The Rhizophagus irregularis chromosome 14, complete sequence DNA window ATCAAGAGTTGATAATAAACCTACTGTGAACAACAATATCTGCACCATGTTCAATTGGCTTAATAAGATATCCAcctatatatacataatatatacgATCAATTAATTAGATatcaataaaagtaaaaaaaaaaactctcatCTCTTTTTACTTGCCAGCACCAAAGGTATTATCAACGATAACAGGTATTCCCGCATCATGTGCAACCTTACATATTGCTTCAAAATCTGGAACATTAAATTTCGGATTTCCCATAGATTCAAGATATATAGCTTTCGTTTTATCATCTATTAATTTAGAGAATTCTTCTGGATCATCACCTTGAACGAATTTAACATTGATCCCAAATCTTGGAAGTGTAACCtattcgtttaaaaaaaaaaaataattaacacaCATGATGTTAACTTTAAAGATTTtggtttacaaaaaaaaataccttaaattGAATGTAAGTTCCGCCATATAAACAACTTGTTGAAATGATATTATCACCCATTGAACAAATCGTTGTGATGGCAACAAATTGTGCAGCCTGACCAGATGATGTAGAAATAGCGTTAGTTCCACCTTCAAGCGCAGCCATTCTCTGTTCAAATACAgctaacaattttttttataaataaaataagggtcagtatatatttgtaaaaataaaagtaaaataaatcgaaacatttatttatttacatgttGTTGGATTatccattctttttttaagaaagaaaaattgattaaatattttgattaataaaaaaaaaaatcataaatcaaaatcaaaaaaaaataaaattttttataacataatatAGTACCTCGAATAAACGTAAGCTACTTCTTTACCACCAAAAACATTTGCGGCATGTTCAgcatttttaaatgtaaacgAAGTAGTTGCATAAATTGGAACAGCTCTTGCACGTGTAGCAATATCAGGTGTATGACCTGCGTGTAATTGAAGAGTTTCAAAACGAAAATTTCTCTTTTCCGTCGTTTCCGTCGTTTCTGTCGTTTCCGTCGTTTCCGTCGTTTCTGTCATTTCTGTCTTTTCCGTTTTTTCcgtcatattttaaattttttagttaaaaaatcaatgaattttaaaaggaaaaaaatgaatgaatcaaatgatgatcaaaattttcgaataaatttgatttaagggtatttataaaaatcatgatATACCTTaccaattttgtataatttagtCATTGGGATTGTCATGTGTAGAATAGTAGTAATACTTTGTTTcttaatttagatttaataTAGACTGATTGTcgtaaatcattaaaataataagacGCCCTTACTTAGCAATGTGTTACGTAATCAAAAGTCAATAAAAATAGGAAAACTATAACCGTGGAAAAAGTATGGATCAATcgaaatatatattatgaataCTACCAATAAAAGAAAGTATTGAAAGAATCAAAATTCGaatgatgattataaatttgaaatttaaaataaacaccTTTACCTAAAATAACTTTAAGATTGCATTCCCAAATGAGAAGaaagattttattagaaagaaatatttttttggaaattaaaaaCCAATTACGGTTCATAAACTAATTAGGGATATGAAATTTGCGGAAATCGTTATTTAACTCATTTAAACTCGGTATAAAGTTATTGAAATATTCGaaaccttaatttttttattgaataaataataaaaattttaaatgagtACATATATTAAGTTTAAGATACTTCAAGAGTCACtaataaatatcttaataactcggaataaaaatattaagaatgtTACGATAATACCgacgaattaaataaattttcattaaataatcattgaaaattttaactgGTTAACGCAATATATTGATTACTGTAATAATATACGCCTTGCACAACGtaaattttcacaaaaaaaataaaataaaataaaataaaccgaaattaaaaatcaattcaaGTAAAAATCTTCTATATATACTATCTGCACTATTAATATTCAcatattgaataattattcatttgaCAAATTTAGACAAAAGCGCAAAGATTAACACCATTAAATACTCCAAATAAATAtacacaaataaaaatattataaagtaataaagtaATAGGCCATTTAATAAGGGGtctttaaaagtaaaaaataaaaaaggtttttGTTTGCGGTTATATTTGATTTGTTTACCATAAAAGGATGACTTTGTTATGTAATTGTGTTACATTTTTATCACTTATAAGGTAAGTTAATTTAGTAATCATCAacttttgtttctttattagaatattaatGACGAAATTGAAAACCGCAGTAATAAATTACGCAGTCAGTTACGCAGTCAttgttgtattattattaaggatcaacaattaaattttacaatataattgtTTACTCCTACTccttttaattgaaaatttacattGTGACGCCATTCAAATAACTTACAaaagcaaatattattaattgtattaatttggaaatattcatcaaaatttactataaatctAATCTTTCTTTTGTTtccaaataaagaatattaatattctccttatgattaattttcattataaataaaggtTAATTCTCCCTTtctcaaaaatattaattttcaaaaaagttaaaaatctATTACTATCTAAagacaaattatttaaacatgtTAATTAAAGATTCACTCTATACGAAAAAAATCGTGAaatcttttcatatttataataacaataatagtGCTACTCTTtacgatttaaaaaaaagacatgTAGAAGAAAGagtagaaaaagaagaaaatcttttaaattaaagaaaaagttataaatttataaatttaaaatatttaaaatatttaaaatatttgataggACATCAGACATCAGACATCTCCTCTCTCAACGTCTGGTGTCCTTACAAAGGataatctttataaattattatgttaaaGAAACTCTAGAAATTCactttaaacaaatattatctTGTCACTTATTAAAGTTCCTAATCTTAGTTTATGTTAGTTTATTTGTAGTTTATGTTAGTTTGTTTGCAGTTTACGTTAGTTTATTTGTAGTTTATgttagttaatttttattccTTACACTATTTCTTACACATTCTTCTTATTcgatcttaataaaatttatccgtcaggaatttttttttctaaaaaaaaaatatttttaatttgttaatggttttttatttgaaacttGCTCGTGTGACTACAATATCGTGCATtttaacttaataatatttacagtTAATCCAAGTGACcttaaaagttataataacGAATCTTGACTTTTAACGAATCCAATAATAAAACACGGCCAATTCTTTCCAACGCGTTATTCTACTAAATTAGCAATCCCAATATAacttttatcatttaaaacaTACTGTATAAGCGCAACTGGAACGTATTTATTAACGAAACGATTATgcgtaaaaaagaaaaagaaaaaatctttttttttttttattgaaaaaaattacaatctaTTACATACGCATATAAACGTATATTTAACCCATCCCAAACcgtgaaatttaaaaaaaaagtttataattttaaaaggtaAATTTCATAGACTACAGTGATTAAAAGTAAACATATTTGATAGAACGTGATTGACGATAACGAATATAACGAATTTCCTAATGAATTTGATTCAGTGAAAGGTGGAAGTGGAGGGGGAATTGTTGGTTTATAATCTGCAATGGGCTTATCAATGGTAGaatatctattaaaaaaataattgattaaatgagtaaataaaccaaaaaatcatGAGTACcaccaaaaaaaatcaaaataacgTATTATTTAACTTACCCTATAGTTTCAAATACTCTCATTAATTTTGGACCAATAGATCCATATAAAATACTATCTGTACTATTTGtagaattatcataatttcccccattaataatttcattttgaagaatttcacCAAAAGGTAATCGATATCTCATTAAAAAATCACtcgtattataatataatatatcatcAACAAATTTTAGATTAACATCATCATTAAAAGGTgatatatttgttaataataccaaaatatctttataatctATATCATTCcaagaaaaaaatccaatcGTACTATTTGTTGTTGATAATTCATACATTTCTTTTGCAATATTATATTGTGTTGAtgttttaaattctttctctAAATTTCTGATTCtacctttaatattttttgtttcaaagaatttatttaaatcccTTGTTTTATCTGTTAACATTTCACCTgtatataaattcattaaatatttatcaaatatatattctCTAAATCCAATCCATTTTTTATGCACTTTTCTACCCTTAATGCTACATTCTCCATTTCCATCATCACAAAGAGGTCTAGGAACTATAATTGTTTGATCTTTAAACCACGTTCCCCATGATGAATGAAATCCTAACGCTCGAACTATTTCACGTAATGctaattgtaaaaaatctaAGTTTTGTGTAGAATTATAGATTGGTAAAGGATCTCCTTGAAACCAATAATTCGATCGTATAGGAAACCTAACTTTAATATCTACATCATCATATTCTGGAAGATTTGTATAAAATTGTTTCGCTAAAGGTTGTTGATAATATCTTTCAACTCCTTTTTCATCTGCCAATAAAACCATTGATCCGGGTCTtgcatttccttttttttttaaaaaaaataataataaaattggttaatactttttttttaacgtaaaaaattttttataaaattttttaaaattttctaacgaacgaaataaattttacctatAAGATTAATATCTTCTACACAATCAATTTCTCCAAGCATACAATCTTGTTCAACTGTTACATTTACCAATAAAggttctttaaataatattactgaTGAAAGTAATGTTCCGATtgtattaaatgattttattattttaccacAATAAATTGTATCATTTGATACACATGTTACTGCgaatatcattttattatctcCTCTTTTAATAAgctgatcattttttttttcaatatttgttATCGGATATTTAACGCATTGTATCGttgatatttgtaaatttataatgataattattattactataatatttataaaacttattttcatatttaattaaaaagaaaaaaaagaataaaataaaataaatatatttcgtttcagaaaaaaatatataatgatttttcagaaaaaaaaaattatgatatttaaaaataaaagaaaaaaagaaaaaagaaaaaaaaatatcaatcgaaagaaaaaaagaaattcggAATTTTCGGAGTAAACagtttttatctaaaataaaacaatgaaTTAACCAAATAAAACTTGGTGcataattgttaattttataactATAGTCGTGTAACCTTAACGGGCTATAAGACTATAAATACTTTCAAccctaaatatttttttttagaattttctaTTGGATTTTTCCTTATACAGaatatccaattttttgtataaaaaaaatttttttaatagtaaaaaaaaataatgggaCATGTTCGTTAAAAACCGTACTCTGCAGTAAGCATGTCCGAAATTTTCCTGTATCACGGGTATCCTGCAAATTTCAAGGGTATATTACTATTACATGGGTGGATACTATACTAGTTATTTTTTAACGGATTGGCGTTAATTAAGTCAATATGAGGTAAATcatgtattaatttaaaatcgatctaatgtaaaaaagtttatttaaaaaaaaaatgatgtagACACTCTCTGcatttaccaaaaaaagaaaaaaattaatagtgaATCCGATAAAAGATAAATGACAAACTTTAAGTTGATCTAGTTGATCTGTAAATGAGTAAAGAATTTatgaccaaaaaatttttcgccCTTACGGAATATATTTTGTCTTTCGCTGATGATTTACTTACTAGAAACGCTCTCCGCCGATGATTTAAACGCAACGgcattttttcctttttttgtgtATCGTACAAGCTGAAGTTGAGTGGAGTACGGTAACATTTGGCGAGGTAAGACGAATAGTTGTGGAGTCCGGTGGAGATGTTGAGTGGTGTACGGTGACATTTAGCGGTGTGTAACATAATAGATGTGAAGCGTACTCAGGTGATGAATAGTATCTCGGCCCACTCTGAATCACGTGTTTAGCCCGTCGTGTTATTTATCACTTGAGTAAACTGTCACATAGGGGACCGTACTCCACTCATCATCTCCACCGGACTCCACAACTTTCCGTATCACTCGCTGATCCGGGTATTAATTACACAAAGCTCTCaaattagaatataaattctcaattagtttattatttctcacaaaatactttttttttttttataaaaaaatttatatatatatataattagaatCCTTCTAAAATgtcttttgaattttatccTGGATTATCACAGAATTTTTCTCAATTACTTGAGGATACAGATGAacataatgttattattaaagttgGAGAAGGTTcaaatacaaaagaatttcGTGCTCATTCTATTATATTGAAAGCTcgttctatttattttaaaaaagctcTTTCACAGGATTGGGTTACTAAAGAAAATAacatgattaattttactaaacaGAATATTTCTCCTATTGTGTTTGAGATGATTATTAGGTAATTATTTCTTGTATTTCCGTCTACTGCTTTGCCGTcaaatggcattttttttttacttttagaataattaaattttataattttttttttagatatatatatactggTATTCTTGATTTAAAAGACAAAGATGTTTCAGATATTTTAGATCTTCTTGTGGCAtctgatgaattatttattgagGAATTGGTTACTTTTATACAAAAGTACTTGATTGAAAGTCAGACTGAGTGGGTAAGACAAaatagtttcaaaattttccgtAAGGTGATTAAATTAGAAAGTTGTAAACAACTTCAAGAAGGTtgttatgaaattatttatgaatatcCTGAACCTTTTTTAAATTCCCCTGAATTTCCAagattggaaaaaaatattcttcttAATTTAGTTAAGCAAGATAATTTAAtcattgaagaaattgaattATGGAATTATCTTATTAAGTGGGGAATTGCTCAAACTTATGAAttagatgataaaaatataaatgatttaaataaatggaACAAAGAAGATTTCTTAGCTTTGAAGAAAACTTTAGAACCATTTATCTCGCATGTCAGATTTTTCGATATTTCTCCAaaagattttcataatattatcttTCCTTTTAAAAAAGTGTTACCTGAAACACTTCGTAAAGAATTATTGTCTTTCTATATGACCGAGACTTTACCTGAAAATGTATTACTTCCTCGTAATGGAATTATTACTATTGATTCAGTTATTATTAGACCAAAACATGCCGCCATTCTTTCTAACTGGACTCAAAGAAATGAAGCTACTGCAAGAATTccaaagaataaatttaattttaaccttATTTACCGTGGGAGTAGAGATGGTTTTGATAAAGACATCATGCGTAGTAAATGTAATGGACAAAGAGCAACTATTTTagttatcaaaattaaagaaaatggaaTTATAATTGGTGGTTATAACCCGTTAAGTTGGGGTTATTTTGACCATGTCAGATCTTTGAATTTATCAAATGCTTGGAAAAAAACTACggaaagtttcattttttctttaggtaataagaaagattttaaaaaagttattagtCGAGTTGTCAATAGCGATTGTGCAATGTTTGATAGTAGTAATTATACAAATGTTGCTTTAAATTTCGGTAATAGCGATT harbors:
- a CDS encoding uncharacterized protein (SECRETED:cutsite_IQC-VK; SECRETED:prob_0.4970); SECRETED:SignalP(1-25), giving the protein MKISFINIIVIIIIIINLQISTIQCVKYPITNIEKKNDQLIKRGDNKMIFAVTCVSNDTIYCGKIIKSFNTIGTLLSSVILFKEPLLVNVTVEQDCMLGEIDCVEDINLIGNARPGSMVLLADEKGVERYYQQPLAKQFYTNLPEYDDVDIKVRFPIRSNYWFQGDPLPIYNSTQNLDFLQLALREIVRALGFHSSWGTWFKDQTIIVPRPLCDDGNGECSIKGRKVHKKWIGFREYIFDKYLMNLYTGEMLTDKTRDLNKFFETKNIKGRIRNLEKEFKTSTQYNIAKEMYELSTTNSTIGFFSWNDIDYKDILVLLTNISPFNDDVNLKFVDDILYYNTSDFLMRYRLPFGEILQNEIINGGNYDNSTNSTDSILYGSIGPKLMRVFETIGYSTIDKPIADYKPTIPPPLPPFTESNSLGNSLYSLSSITFYQICLLLITVVYEIYLLKL